The Lucilia cuprina isolate Lc7/37 chromosome 5, ASM2204524v1, whole genome shotgun sequence genome includes a window with the following:
- the LOC124418462 gene encoding cell death protein Grim: MAIAYFIPDQAKLLAGQRQSRATTNSSSSRSSSSPQTTSSRLTHNSNNNTPASETAPVNSNVNRGYGTTINITVPTFNNTPQEPLGCWDFLTQVFCHALRFYHESSQLQPTVIQISVNFNSQTATTTSSATTTADSTATTTATATTPATTATEDSKQRKFSKRKN, from the coding sequence atggCTATAGCTTATTTTATACCAGATCAAGCCAAATTATTGGCGGGCCAACGTCAATCGAGAGCAACTACTAATTCCAGTTCCTCCAGAAGCTCTAGCAGCCCACAAACAACTTCCTCTAGATTAACgcataacagcaacaacaatactccAGCCAGTGAAACGGCCCCTGTTAATTCTAATGTTAATAGAGGTTATGGAACCACCATTAATATAACAGTGCCTACTTTTAACAACACCCCTCAGGAACCTTTGGGATGTTGGGATTTTCTAACACAAGTTTTTTGTCATGCCTTGAGATTTTACCATGAATCATCGCAACTACAGCCGACGGTCATACAAATATCGGTGAATTTCAATTcacaaacagcaacaacgacCAGTTCAGCAACAACCACAGCAGACTCTACGGCAACCACAACAGCGACGGCCACAACACCAGCAACTACAGCAACTGAGGACTCTAAgcaaaggaaattttcaaaacgaaaaaattaa